One window of the Pleurocapsa minor HA4230-MV1 genome contains the following:
- a CDS encoding TonB-dependent receptor, which produces MKFYYRFQLWNNSLGCILIAIAMTCGLCDLAGAKSKEDINYKDWQKKGLITSEEKDWETKKGDRHNLHNLIAQGITRVEGVQVNQTERGLEVILETAAGEQKLVPLILPEGNNLIIELLDATLALPSGNEFRENNPAPGISEIIVTEIDESSIRLTITGETQAPSAEVVPSSQNLVLTINPPGSTAEQAPDEEIEVIATGEGQEEADDYTVPDSTTGTRTDTPLKDIPQSIQAVPQQVIKDQQANRLEDALRNVSGVSSGDSFGGTTERFVIRGFAQDTTLVNGFRQGAFGQGFPSLSRLERIEVLKGPASILYGNLEPGGIVNLVTKKPLEEPFAEMNLELGSFGLFQSSLDFSDAIDSEQKLLYRLNANFEVSDGFRDFDQDTTRLSLAPTISWQIGKNTDVLIDFNYTNEARPFDRGIVAIGDGVADIPFDRIFQQSDDEYKLEQLSASYQLEHRFSDKWKLRNSFSLVSSETSDFRLDSLLIDDSGLLERGFRRNNDINENYSLQTNVVGEFTTGKVEHQLLAGVDLDRATGVGRQGRLPDDPVFLIDVFTQEADPVPDIEPEELTSFARDENIRADLLGIYLQDQISISEQFQFLVGGRLDIYEQKSIDFTEDLTAEQSQEKFSPRVGLVYQPIEPISLYASYSSSFNPDPFNSTTVAGDVLEPSTGTQYELGVKGEFLNQKLTSTLAFYQIDRTNFATTDPDNPDFSIAAGEVRSRGIELDLAGEVLPGWKVIAAYAYTDAEITEDNDFAVGNKLENVPENSASLWTSYQIQQGSLQGLGLGAGVFFVGDRQGDLDNTFTLPSYVRTDAAIFYRQDNWQANLNFQNLFDVDYIRSSETFREALRPGDPFTVIGSVSWQF; this is translated from the coding sequence GTGAAATTTTATTATCGATTTCAGTTGTGGAACAATAGTTTAGGCTGTATTTTAATTGCTATAGCGATGACGTGTGGATTGTGTGACTTAGCAGGAGCAAAAAGTAAAGAGGATATTAATTATAAAGATTGGCAAAAAAAAGGCTTGATTACCTCAGAGGAAAAAGACTGGGAGACAAAAAAGGGCGATCGTCATAATTTACATAATTTAATTGCTCAAGGGATTACCAGGGTTGAAGGAGTACAGGTTAATCAAACGGAGCGAGGATTAGAAGTAATTCTAGAAACCGCAGCAGGAGAGCAAAAATTAGTTCCCTTAATTTTACCTGAAGGGAATAACTTAATCATCGAGCTTTTAGATGCAACTTTGGCTTTACCATCGGGGAATGAATTTAGAGAAAACAACCCCGCACCAGGAATTAGCGAAATCATCGTTACTGAAATAGATGAAAGCAGTATTCGCTTAACCATTACAGGGGAAACTCAAGCACCAAGCGCGGAAGTAGTACCATCATCGCAAAATTTAGTACTGACTATCAATCCGCCAGGAAGTACCGCAGAACAAGCGCCAGATGAAGAGATAGAAGTTATTGCCACTGGTGAAGGACAAGAAGAGGCAGACGATTATACAGTTCCCGACTCTACTACAGGCACTCGCACCGATACACCTTTAAAAGATATACCCCAGTCAATTCAAGCTGTACCGCAACAAGTTATTAAAGATCAACAAGCTAATCGACTAGAAGATGCACTACGTAATGTCAGTGGAGTTAGCTCAGGGGATAGTTTTGGCGGTACGACAGAAAGATTTGTAATTCGCGGTTTTGCTCAAGATACCACTTTAGTTAATGGATTTCGTCAGGGTGCTTTTGGACAGGGATTTCCCAGTTTATCAAGATTAGAACGCATCGAAGTCTTAAAAGGGCCTGCCTCAATCTTATACGGCAATCTCGAACCTGGTGGGATCGTTAATCTGGTGACGAAAAAGCCTTTAGAAGAACCATTTGCCGAAATGAATCTAGAATTAGGTAGCTTTGGTTTATTTCAGTCTAGTTTAGATTTTTCCGATGCGATCGATTCTGAGCAGAAATTACTTTATCGTTTAAATGCTAACTTTGAAGTCAGTGATGGTTTCCGCGATTTTGACCAAGATACAACCCGTTTATCTCTCGCCCCCACTATTAGCTGGCAAATTGGCAAGAACACCGATGTACTGATAGATTTCAACTATACCAATGAAGCTCGACCATTCGATCGCGGTATTGTGGCTATTGGTGATGGTGTTGCGGATATTCCCTTCGATCGCATTTTTCAACAGTCTGATGATGAGTATAAATTAGAACAGTTGAGTGCTAGCTATCAGTTAGAACATCGTTTTAGCGATAAATGGAAACTCCGCAATAGTTTTAGCTTGGTTTCGTCAGAGACATCTGATTTTCGTCTAGATTCATTATTAATTGATGATTCAGGGCTATTAGAAAGAGGATTTCGCCGAAATAATGATATCAATGAAAACTACAGCTTACAAACCAATGTTGTTGGTGAGTTTACGACGGGAAAAGTCGAGCATCAGCTTTTAGCTGGAGTAGATTTAGATCGGGCTACTGGTGTGGGGAGACAGGGAAGATTACCAGACGATCCCGTATTTCTAATTGATGTCTTTACCCAAGAAGCCGATCCTGTTCCCGATATCGAACCTGAAGAACTAACTTCATTTGCTCGCGACGAAAATATCAGAGCAGATTTACTTGGTATATATTTGCAAGACCAAATCTCTATTTCCGAACAGTTCCAGTTTTTAGTTGGAGGACGTTTGGATATTTATGAGCAAAAGTCAATTGATTTTACCGAAGATCTTACTGCCGAACAATCTCAAGAAAAATTTAGTCCCCGCGTTGGTTTAGTTTATCAACCAATTGAACCTATTTCTTTATATGCCAGCTATAGCAGCTCATTTAATCCCGATCCCTTTAATTCCACTACCGTTGCTGGTGATGTTCTTGAACCTTCGACTGGTACTCAATACGAACTGGGAGTTAAAGGAGAATTTCTGAATCAAAAACTTACTAGTACCTTGGCTTTCTATCAAATCGATCGCACTAATTTTGCTACTACCGATCCCGATAACCCAGATTTTAGTATTGCTGCGGGAGAAGTTCGCAGTCGAGGAATTGAATTAGATCTGGCGGGGGAAGTTTTACCTGGCTGGAAGGTTATTGCTGCATATGCTTATACCGATGCCGAGATTACCGAAGATAATGACTTTGCTGTCGGCAATAAATTAGAAAACGTTCCTGAAAATAGCGCGAGTTTGTGGACAAGTTATCAAATTCAGCAGGGAAGCTTACAAGGATTAGGATTAGGCGCGGGAGTCTTTTTTGTTGGCGATCGCCAAGGAGACTTAGATAATACTTTTACGTTACCCAGTTATGTCCGTACCGATGCTGCAATTTTCTATCGTCAAGATAATTGGCAAGCCAACCTCAACTTTCAAAATCTTTTTGATGTGGATTATATTAGGTCGAGTGAAACTTTTAGAGAAGCACTTAGACCAGGGGATCCCTTTACCGTAATTGGTTCAGTTTCCTGGCAGTTTTAA
- a CDS encoding iron-siderophore ABC transporter substrate-binding protein, producing the protein MKLSTQGVLKLLTMMLMTILISIGCSHNSPEPTSSKLASLSTAEYRLVKDAIAEVKVPLNPQRLVTLHGTALESILALGEKPVGTTLNGDRDRQPDFLKKQLDDVEIVGSFSEPNLEKTLLLKPDLILDLGTPTAYSQLSQIAPTITSESQPSNNWQPNLKLYAEALGKPKLAAEIIANYYSRLEQFKAAINKKGKPITVSVVRIYPQGITFYQPDSFSGAILKDAGLSRPPLQNKGGGQQLISQELISEADADIIFYWAYGDDYHSKEDRIQHSLEQLKSDPLWLKLNAVKQGKVYQVPDYWIGYGPLAANAVIDDLYKYILDK; encoded by the coding sequence ATGAAGTTATCTACTCAGGGTGTTTTAAAATTACTAACAATGATGTTAATGACTATTTTAATATCTATTGGCTGTAGTCATAATTCACCAGAACCAACTAGCTCAAAACTAGCATCATTATCAACAGCAGAATATCGCCTAGTCAAAGATGCGATCGCTGAAGTCAAAGTCCCGCTCAATCCTCAAAGGTTAGTAACTTTACACGGTACAGCCCTAGAAAGCATTTTAGCATTAGGGGAAAAACCAGTCGGCACAACTTTAAATGGCGATCGCGATCGACAACCAGATTTTTTAAAAAAGCAATTAGATGATGTTGAAATTGTAGGCTCTTTTAGCGAACCTAACTTAGAAAAAACTTTATTACTCAAACCAGATTTGATTTTAGATTTAGGTACACCCACCGCCTATTCCCAACTATCTCAAATTGCGCCCACTATTACAAGTGAATCTCAACCTAGTAATAATTGGCAACCCAATTTAAAACTTTATGCTGAAGCTTTAGGCAAACCAAAATTAGCAGCAGAAATTATTGCTAATTATTACAGCCGACTCGAACAATTTAAAGCAGCAATAAATAAAAAAGGTAAGCCAATAACAGTGTCCGTGGTTCGTATTTATCCTCAAGGAATTACTTTCTATCAACCAGACTCCTTTTCGGGTGCAATCTTAAAAGATGCGGGTTTATCTCGCCCACCTTTACAAAATAAAGGAGGAGGGCAACAACTAATTAGTCAAGAATTAATTAGTGAAGCAGATGCAGATATTATTTTTTACTGGGCTTATGGCGATGATTATCATAGTAAAGAAGACCGAATCCAGCATAGTTTAGAACAATTAAAATCCGATCCTTTGTGGTTGAAATTAAACGCTGTCAAACAAGGAAAAGTCTATCAAGTCCCAGACTATTGGATCGGTTATGGCCCTTTAGCTGCTAATGCCGTAATTGATGATTTATATAAATATATACTGGATAAGTAA
- a CDS encoding cupin-like domain-containing protein, translated as MKIKPIERIHQPTIKEFNQYISQNQPVIITGIANQWQAYCHWTPESFKQMFGDLTIPLRASDNEIDVFFGEDKQDKFLRFSEYLDLISNWNSCDQRPPYFGNIWLNDPEMKPIVEPIIRDFDFPNYFTDSSRNDLHLWIGAAKQKSTIHNDNYQNLNAQIYGEKAFLLFSPEQHQFLYPVKIDDELWSSPIDPQNPDLAKYPLFERTSCIEAILQPGEILFIPIFWWHQARAITTAINLNMWAFTNKISQYWNEDNPMFINCLNLAK; from the coding sequence ATGAAAATTAAACCAATTGAACGTATACATCAACCAACAATCAAAGAGTTTAATCAATATATAAGCCAAAATCAACCAGTCATTATTACTGGAATTGCGAACCAATGGCAAGCTTATTGTCATTGGACTCCCGAAAGTTTTAAACAGATGTTTGGCGATCTTACTATCCCCTTGAGAGCCAGCGATAATGAAATTGATGTGTTTTTTGGTGAGGATAAACAAGATAAATTTTTACGTTTTTCTGAATATCTTGATTTGATTTCCAATTGGAATTCTTGTGATCAAAGGCCACCATATTTTGGTAACATTTGGCTTAATGATCCTGAAATGAAACCCATAGTAGAACCAATTATTAGAGATTTTGATTTTCCCAACTATTTTACTGATAGTAGTAGAAATGATCTACATCTTTGGATTGGTGCAGCCAAGCAAAAATCGACAATTCATAATGACAATTATCAAAACTTAAATGCTCAAATTTATGGCGAAAAAGCCTTTTTACTCTTTTCTCCCGAACAACATCAATTTCTTTATCCCGTCAAAATTGATGACGAATTATGGTCTAGTCCCATCGATCCACAAAATCCAGATTTAGCCAAGTATCCTTTATTTGAGCGCACAAGTTGTATCGAAGCTATTTTACAACCAGGAGAAATTTTATTTATTCCTATTTTTTGGTGGCATCAGGCTAGAGCAATTACTACAGCAATTAATCTCAACATGTGGGCATTTACTAATAAAATAAGTCAATACTGGAATGAAGATAATCCCATGTTTATCAACTGTTTAAATTTAGCTAAATGA
- a CDS encoding acylase, whose product MFKRKSALFLISLVIVLLVGQTNLLSKTNTEILWDNYGVPHVYGVDNQGAFQAFGWAQMHSHGDLILRLYGQARGRAAEYWGEDYLESDRWVVTMGIPQRAKTWYKQQNSTFRTYLDAFAAGINSYAQSHPELIDDEVAVVLPVTGEDVLAHVQRVLNFTFVVDPETVNNLGKEQKYSKGSNGWAIAPSHSKSGNAMLLANPHLPWSDLFLWYEAQITAPGINAYGATLVGVPVLAIAFNDNLGWTHTVNTFDGWDLYDLTLSGKGYLFDGEVRDFEQKTTDIKVRQADGTIKAEKLLVQNSIHGAVIKQKDGKALALRVVGLDRPGVLEQWWQMAKANNLQEFEAALKPVQLPMFTVMYADRQGHIMHLFNGQVPIRDRGDFAYWSGIIPGDTSDTLWTKIHPYQDLPRILDPVSGWLQNANDPPWTTTFPQAIAPEDYPAYIAPQEMNFRPQNSARMLAEDPKISLEEMIADKHSTRMEMADRLLDDLLPALRQEASPLALKIADVLSKWDRQTNANSQGAVLFAAWLEATDFDTLFSKPWQANSPLSTPDGLANPQQAVATLLAVANKIEQDYGAIDVPWGEVFRLRYGNVDLPANGGPGYLGIFRTVNFMPMEDSKRFQAFEGDTFVAAVEFSQPVKAMALTTYGNSTQSHSSSSEQLKLFTQKQLRPVWLTRQEVEAHSVKQENFKP is encoded by the coding sequence ATGTTTAAAAGAAAGTCAGCATTATTTTTAATCAGCCTAGTGATAGTTTTGTTGGTTGGACAAACCAATTTACTGAGTAAGACTAATACCGAAATTCTTTGGGATAACTATGGTGTGCCTCATGTCTATGGAGTAGATAATCAAGGCGCGTTTCAAGCTTTTGGTTGGGCGCAAATGCACAGCCACGGTGATTTAATCTTACGTCTTTATGGTCAAGCTAGAGGACGGGCGGCCGAATATTGGGGAGAGGATTATTTAGAGTCCGATCGATGGGTGGTCACCATGGGTATTCCCCAACGGGCAAAAACTTGGTATAAACAACAAAATTCCACTTTTCGTACTTATTTAGATGCCTTTGCTGCTGGTATTAATAGCTATGCTCAGTCACATCCTGAATTAATTGACGATGAAGTGGCAGTAGTTTTACCAGTGACGGGAGAAGATGTTCTCGCCCACGTTCAACGAGTACTTAATTTTACCTTTGTGGTAGACCCAGAAACAGTTAACAATCTCGGTAAAGAACAAAAGTACTCCAAAGGTTCTAATGGCTGGGCGATCGCGCCGTCTCATTCAAAGAGCGGTAATGCGATGTTACTGGCTAACCCTCATTTGCCTTGGTCAGATTTATTCCTCTGGTACGAAGCACAAATTACCGCCCCAGGTATCAATGCTTATGGCGCAACTTTAGTGGGTGTTCCCGTTTTGGCGATCGCTTTTAATGATAATCTCGGTTGGACTCACACCGTTAATACTTTCGATGGTTGGGACTTGTATGACTTAACCCTCTCGGGTAAGGGATATCTCTTTGATGGGGAAGTGCGAGACTTTGAGCAGAAAACTACAGATATTAAAGTAAGACAAGCAGATGGCACAATTAAAGCTGAAAAGCTGCTCGTTCAAAATTCAATTCATGGTGCGGTAATCAAACAAAAAGATGGAAAAGCCTTAGCTTTAAGAGTTGTTGGTTTAGATCGCCCTGGAGTATTAGAACAATGGTGGCAGATGGCAAAAGCAAATAACTTGCAGGAGTTTGAAGCAGCACTTAAACCCGTACAACTACCAATGTTTACCGTAATGTATGCCGATCGCCAGGGACATATTATGCACCTATTTAACGGTCAAGTCCCCATTCGCGATCGAGGAGATTTTGCCTATTGGTCAGGTATTATTCCTGGTGATACCTCAGATACCTTATGGACTAAAATCCATCCTTACCAAGATTTACCCCGTATTCTCGATCCTGTCAGTGGTTGGCTACAAAACGCCAACGATCCACCCTGGACAACTACTTTTCCCCAGGCGATCGCTCCTGAAGATTATCCTGCTTATATCGCTCCTCAAGAGATGAATTTTCGACCCCAAAATTCTGCCCGTATGCTAGCAGAAGATCCTAAAATCTCTCTAGAGGAAATGATTGCGGATAAACACTCAACCCGTATGGAAATGGCGGATCGACTCCTCGACGATTTACTCCCTGCATTACGTCAAGAAGCTAGTCCCTTAGCTTTAAAAATAGCTGATGTGCTGTCAAAATGGGATCGACAAACGAATGCTAATAGTCAAGGGGCAGTCTTATTCGCTGCTTGGTTAGAAGCAACTGACTTTGATACTCTATTTAGTAAGCCCTGGCAAGCAAATTCTCCTCTCAGTACCCCCGATGGTTTAGCTAATCCCCAGCAAGCAGTAGCCACACTCTTAGCTGTAGCAAACAAGATCGAACAAGATTATGGCGCGATCGATGTCCCCTGGGGTGAAGTGTTTCGTCTGCGCTACGGCAATGTCGATTTACCCGCCAATGGAGGGCCAGGATATTTAGGAATTTTTCGGACAGTTAATTTTATGCCGATGGAAGATAGTAAACGTTTTCAGGCATTTGAAGGGGATACTTTTGTGGCTGCCGTTGAGTTTTCCCAACCAGTCAAGGCAATGGCACTAACTACCTATGGCAATAGCACCCAGTCACATAGTAGTTCTAGCGAGCAGTTAAAATTATTTACTCAAAAACAATTGCGCCCCGTCTGGCTTACACGCCAAGAAGTAGAAGCTCATTCAGTCAAACAGGAAAATTTTAAACCCTAA
- a CDS encoding AraC family transcriptional regulator encodes MTITISQADYCDLFTEIKANSSQIDRFDLTYAYPSQLGQGYSRLIQLRPGLEINIEQYQLHDRAIVQQGDRFHPLEMCFQMSGQNCDRDSFLDAGQTIFCGSGLAVAQDWEQFHQQPITSINMHIEPELVMDFWGEDDRDLNVNWDKLLRTEEQPYFVVSGSITPKMQTVLQQILNCPYQGAIARMYLEGKVWELMALQLSQITENREQQNQYFLKSADRERLERARQILGDRFDHPPSLSNLAQEIGLNECALKRGFRQLFGTTVFGYIYQQRMEYAKQLLQQRELNVSQVAKKVGYSSQSRFATAFRKKFGINPKVFMGRS; translated from the coding sequence ATGACTATCACTATTTCACAGGCAGATTACTGCGATTTGTTTACAGAAATCAAAGCTAATTCATCCCAAATTGATCGTTTTGATCTTACCTATGCCTATCCATCACAACTAGGACAAGGTTATTCTCGTTTGATTCAATTACGCCCTGGGTTAGAAATAAACATCGAACAGTATCAACTGCACGATCGCGCGATCGTGCAACAAGGCGATCGCTTTCATCCCCTGGAAATGTGTTTTCAAATGAGCGGACAAAACTGCGATCGAGATAGTTTCCTGGATGCAGGACAAACTATATTTTGCGGTAGTGGCTTAGCGGTAGCCCAAGACTGGGAGCAATTTCACCAGCAACCAATTACCAGCATAAATATGCACATCGAACCCGAATTAGTCATGGATTTCTGGGGAGAAGACGATCGCGATCTTAATGTCAATTGGGACAAATTATTGAGAACAGAAGAACAACCCTACTTTGTAGTTTCTGGCTCGATAACTCCGAAGATGCAGACAGTATTACAACAAATCTTAAATTGTCCCTATCAAGGCGCGATCGCACGGATGTATTTAGAAGGTAAAGTCTGGGAACTGATGGCACTACAGCTATCACAGATTACAGAGAATCGCGAGCAACAAAACCAATATTTTCTTAAATCAGCAGATCGCGAGCGTCTTGAGCGAGCTAGACAAATTTTAGGCGATCGCTTCGATCATCCTCCCTCTTTAAGCAACTTAGCTCAAGAAATTGGCTTAAATGAATGCGCCCTTAAACGGGGTTTTCGCCAGCTATTCGGCACAACTGTGTTTGGCTATATTTATCAACAACGGATGGAATACGCTAAACAGCTTTTACAACAGCGAGAATTAAATGTATCTCAGGTAGCCAAAAAAGTCGGCTACTCCAGCCAAAGTCGTTTTGCTACAGCATTTAGAAAGAAATTTGGCATAAATCCTAAAGTGTTTATGGGACGATCCTGA
- a CDS encoding aspartate aminotransferase family protein yields MLTNDNILTTQTRSPEEIYLEQFVTAYCDRTKTSKQLAQDFRPTLADPRVTAGFSLPLKEMCYPIVAQKSLGAKVWDVDGNEYIDLIMGFGINLLGHNPPFIKQAMIEQLDRGIEIGLQTQLAGEVAQLIKELTGMERVTLSNTGTEAVMTAIRIARAATGRNKIAIFSGSYHGHSDATLVDLKQIDGNLQTLAKADGIPDSVVGDTLVLDYGNYDSLAVIQNHQAELAAVLVEPVQSCRPDLQPKEFLQQLRKLTAELGIVLIFDEMITGFRVHQGGAQAWFDVQADIATYGKIVGGGLPIGVIAGKAEYMDKIDGGMWNYGDRSFPSVKTTFFAGTYCKHPLSLAAAKAMLEYLKAQGNTLQIQLGDRTTQFVQKLNHCFANFELPIKMANFGSCFDAVLDRDSIPSSSSDAVNIGIDLLSYHLLHKGVLIRAGSGCLSTAHTDVELNYVIQVIEESLKQLRQVNLL; encoded by the coding sequence ATGCTAACTAACGACAATATTTTGACAACTCAAACTCGATCGCCCGAAGAGATTTATTTAGAGCAATTTGTGACTGCATATTGCGATCGCACTAAAACTTCCAAGCAATTAGCCCAGGATTTTCGCCCAACTTTAGCCGATCCGAGGGTGACAGCAGGATTTAGTTTACCCCTTAAAGAGATGTGTTATCCAATTGTGGCGCAAAAGTCTTTGGGTGCAAAAGTTTGGGATGTGGATGGTAATGAATATATAGATTTAATTATGGGGTTTGGGATTAATCTTTTAGGACATAATCCGCCGTTCATTAAACAAGCCATGATCGAACAATTAGATCGAGGGATTGAAATTGGGCTGCAAACTCAACTAGCGGGGGAAGTTGCCCAATTGATTAAGGAATTGACTGGGATGGAGAGAGTTACCCTAAGTAATACTGGTACAGAAGCGGTGATGACAGCGATTCGCATTGCTAGGGCTGCTACGGGGCGTAATAAGATAGCGATCTTTTCTGGTTCTTATCACGGACATTCTGATGCTACATTAGTCGATCTTAAACAAATCGACGGGAATTTACAAACACTGGCTAAAGCTGATGGTATTCCCGATAGTGTTGTGGGAGATACTCTGGTTTTGGATTATGGGAATTATGATTCCTTAGCAGTAATCCAGAATCATCAGGCAGAATTGGCAGCGGTTTTAGTCGAACCCGTACAAAGTTGTCGCCCTGATTTGCAACCGAAAGAATTTCTACAACAATTGCGTAAATTAACCGCAGAATTAGGCATTGTGCTGATTTTTGACGAAATGATTACAGGTTTTCGCGTTCATCAAGGGGGGGCGCAAGCTTGGTTTGATGTACAGGCAGATATTGCTACCTATGGCAAAATTGTCGGTGGTGGCTTACCGATTGGCGTAATTGCAGGTAAAGCCGAGTATATGGACAAAATTGATGGGGGAATGTGGAATTATGGCGATCGCTCTTTCCCCTCAGTCAAAACTACTTTTTTTGCGGGTACTTATTGCAAACATCCTCTATCTTTAGCTGCTGCCAAAGCGATGTTAGAGTATCTTAAAGCCCAGGGAAATACTTTACAAATACAGTTAGGCGATCGCACTACTCAATTTGTTCAGAAATTAAATCATTGTTTTGCTAATTTTGAATTGCCAATTAAGATGGCTAACTTTGGTTCTTGTTTTGATGCAGTTTTAGATAGAGATTCTATACCGTCATCTAGTAGCGATGCAGTTAATATTGGCATCGATTTATTATCCTATCATTTACTCCATAAAGGCGTATTAATTCGGGCAGGTAGTGGTTGTTTATCTACTGCTCATACAGATGTGGAACTGAACTATGTAATTCAAGTAATTGAAGAGAGTTTAAAACAATTAAGACAAGTAAATTTACTTTAA
- a CDS encoding MFS transporter yields the protein MKFFNIPSNLRPFITIWIGQLISILGSEITDFAITIWAWEITGKATPLSLILLFAKIPSIIAAIFAGVIVDRYNRKFLMFFGDTASCLSTIFLLILSLTNHLEIWHLYITAAVNGLFGYFQDLAYSSSISLLVPKQHYTRATVLNDYVSGFGANIIAPALAGTLYYLIGLQGIMAIDLLTFIIAIYLLSLVKIPQPITNTNTSENNNSWQNLTFGFRYIIKQKSLVMMVIFIIIFYFIDRVISGIESPMILARSDNNTAIFASVHAATAIGGAIGGILLSIWGGFQRRIHGLLLGTILTFTSAIAFGLSNTPPLWLITTFFAALFWPIIGSSEQSIWLAKIPPEIQGRVFAARFLMTQMPALIALGMTGILADRVFEPAMMPGGSLTPLLGGLFGTGLGSGMAVQYTLFAVGGVILGLSGYAFAQLRNIETILPDAEVEVMGNG from the coding sequence TTGAAATTTTTCAATATACCTTCTAATCTTCGTCCTTTTATAACTATTTGGATCGGTCAATTAATTTCTATTTTAGGTTCAGAAATAACTGATTTTGCCATTACAATTTGGGCTTGGGAAATTACAGGTAAAGCCACACCATTATCTTTGATTTTGCTATTTGCTAAAATCCCCAGTATTATTGCTGCTATTTTTGCAGGGGTAATTGTAGATCGTTATAATCGTAAGTTTTTAATGTTTTTTGGTGATACTGCCTCTTGCCTTTCAACTATTTTTCTACTCATACTTTCTTTAACTAATCATTTAGAAATTTGGCATTTATATATTACGGCTGCTGTCAACGGATTATTTGGTTACTTTCAAGATTTAGCTTATTCATCCTCCATATCTTTACTCGTACCCAAACAGCATTATACAAGAGCAACAGTTTTAAATGATTATGTCAGTGGTTTTGGCGCTAATATTATTGCCCCAGCTTTAGCGGGAACACTATATTATTTAATCGGATTACAAGGAATTATGGCAATCGATTTATTGACTTTTATCATCGCTATTTATTTATTATCTTTAGTTAAGATACCGCAACCAATTACTAACACTAATACATCTGAAAATAATAATTCATGGCAGAATTTAACCTTTGGTTTTCGCTACATTATCAAGCAAAAAAGTCTCGTAATGATGGTTATTTTTATCATCATTTTCTATTTCATCGATCGCGTTATTTCGGGAATTGAATCACCAATGATTTTGGCTCGTAGTGACAATAATACAGCTATCTTTGCCAGCGTTCATGCTGCTACTGCCATTGGTGGTGCGATCGGTGGTATTTTATTAAGCATTTGGGGTGGTTTTCAACGTCGCATTCACGGCTTATTACTCGGGACAATCTTAACTTTTACCAGTGCGATCGCTTTTGGCTTGAGTAATACACCTCCCCTGTGGCTGATTACTACCTTCTTCGCTGCTTTATTTTGGCCGATTATTGGTAGTTCTGAACAGTCAATTTGGCTGGCAAAAATACCCCCAGAAATCCAAGGAAGAGTGTTTGCAGCCCGTTTTTTGATGACGCAAATGCCCGCACTAATTGCTTTGGGGATGACGGGAATTTTAGCCGATCGCGTTTTTGAACCAGCGATGATGCCTGGAGGTAGTTTAACCCCATTGTTAGGTGGTTTATTTGGTACTGGCTTAGGTTCGGGAATGGCAGTTCAATATACTTTATTCGCCGTTGGTGGCGTAATCCTCGGTTTAAGTGGATATGCCTTTGCTCAACTGCGAAATATCGAAACGATACTACCAGATGCTGAGGTGGAAGTAATGGGTAATGGGTAA